In one window of Tursiops truncatus isolate mTurTru1 chromosome 5, mTurTru1.mat.Y, whole genome shotgun sequence DNA:
- the SDAD1 gene encoding protein SDA1 homolog isoform X4 has protein sequence MTFCKALILLRNKNLINPSSLLELFFELLRCHDKLLRKTLYTHIVTDIKNINAKHKNNKVNVVLQNFMYTMLRDSNATAAKISLDVMIELYRRNIWNDAKTVNVITTACFSKVTKILVAALTFFLGKDEEEKQDSDSESEDEGPTARDLLVQYATGKKSSKNKKKLEKAMKVLKKQKKKKKPEVFNFSAIHLIHDPQDFAEKLLKQLESSKERFEVKMMLMNLISRLVGIHELFLFNFYPFVQRFLQPHQREVTKILLFAAQASHHLVPPEIMQSLLMTVANNFVTDKNSGEVMTVGINAIKEITARCPLAMTEELLQDLAQYKTHKDKNVMMSARTLIQLFRTLNPQMLQKKFRGKPTEASIEARVQEYGELDAKDYIPGAEVLEVEKEEKNAEDDEDEWENTSLSDEAVSDGEWVDVHHSSDEEQKEISEKLNSMPLEERKAKAAAVSTSRVLSQEDFQKIRMAQMRKELDAAPGKAQKRKYVEIDSDEEPRGELLSLRDIERLHKKPKSDKETRLATAMAGKTDRKEFVRRKTKMNPFSSSTNKEKKKQKNFMMMRYSHNVRSKNKRSFREKQGFPGGAVVKNPPANAGDTGSSPGLGRSHMPRSN, from the exons aCTTTATATACTCATATTGTGACTGATATCaagaatataaatgcaaaacacAAGAACAATAAAGTGAATGTA GTATTGCAGAATTTCATGTATACCATGTTAAGAGATAGCAATGCAACTGCAGCCAAGATATCTTTGGATGTGATGATTGAACTCTACAGAAGAAACATCTG GAATGATGCCAAAACTGTCAATGTGATCACCACGGCATGTTTCTCTAAGGTCACCAAG ATATTAGTTGCTGCTTTGACATTCTTCCTTGGAAAAGATGAAGAGGAGAAACAGGACAGTGACTCAGAATCTGAG GATGAAGGACCAACAGCAAGAGACCTGCTAGTGCAGTATGCCACAGGGAAGAAAAGctccaaaaacaagaaaaagttggAAAAGGCTATGAAAGTCCTCAAG aaacaaaagaagaagaaaaaaccggAGGTGTTTAACTTTTCAGCTATTCACTTGATTCATGATCCCCAAG ATTTTGCAGAAAAACTACTGAAGCAGCTAGAGAGCTCTAAGGAGAGGTTTGAAGTGAAGATGATGCTCATGAACCTCATCTCCAGATTGGTGGGAATTCACGAG CTTTTTCTCTTCAACTTCTACCCCTTTGTGCAGAGGTTTCTGCAGCCCCACCAAAGAG AAGTAACGAAGATCCTTCTGTTTGCTGCACAGGCATCTCATCACTTAGTACCCCCAGAG ATCATGCAGTCATTGCTCATGACTGTGGCCAACAATTTTGTAACCGACAAGAACTCTGGAGAGGTCATGACAGTAGG aaTCAATGCTATAAAAGAGATAACAGCTCGATGTCCTCTAGCCATGACTGAAGAACTTCTCCAAGACCTGGCTCAGTATAAAACACACAAAGATAAGA ATGTGATGATGTCTGCTAGAACTTTGATTCAGCTCTTCCGAACACTGAATCCTCAGATGTTACAAAAGAAATTCCGG GGTAAGCCTACAGAGGCCTCCATAGAAGCAAGAGTGCAAGAATATGGAGAACTAGATGCTAAAGATTACATTCCaggagcagaagttctggaagttgaaaaagaagaaaaaaatgctgaagaTGATGAAG ATGAGTGGGAAAACACGAGTCTCAGTGACGAGGCAGTTTCTGATGGCGAATGGGTTGACGTGCACCATTCTTCCgatgaagaacagaaagaaatc TCTGAGAAGCTGAACAGCATGCCCTTGGAGGAGCGGAAAGCCAAAGCCGCCGCCGTCAGCACTAGCCGAGTGTTAAGTCAGGAAGACTTCCAGAAAATCCGAATGGCCCAAATGAGGAAAGAACTCGACGCTGCCCCTGGGAAAGCCCAAAAGAGGAAATACGTCGAAATAGACAGTGATGAGGAGCCCAG GGGTGAGTTACTTTCTCTTCGGGACATTGAACGCCTTCATAAAAAGCCAAAGTCTGACAAGGAGACAAGACTAGCAACTGCAATG GCTGGAAAAACAGACCGAAAAGAATTTGTGAGGAGAAAAACCAAAATGAATCCATTTTCCAGTTCCACaaataaggagaagaaaaaacagaagaactTCATGATGATGCGGTATAGTCATAACGTCCGGTCAAAAAATAAGCGTTCCTTCCGAGAAAAGCAG ggcttccctggtggcgcagtggttaagaatccgcctgccaatgcaggagacacaggttcgagccctggtctgggaagatcccacatgccacggagcaactaa